The Gemmata palustris genome includes a region encoding these proteins:
- a CDS encoding arginase family protein, with amino-acid sequence MRATVTVFPFDLFGSAGTGAGARLLGDAVHEILDDTDRETRPCRADVLRGTVKVKEFAFDALAEVTNWRKHGRQAARQALKSKEFLLWLGGNHLAALPVLEELGADTLVVQFDAHLDVYAFHDTKTELSHGNFLTHFEAPRPRLVNVGHRDLFLAPEEIGETFEAVYPAWDVAADVARVAAELRVKAKAAKRVWIDIDCDAIDPTALPAVHEPLPFGLAPPAFLALFEAAWEGKVAGVSITEFDPGRDVRDASLNLLGWLVEYVLLKAAARAP; translated from the coding sequence ATGCGCGCGACTGTTACCGTCTTTCCGTTCGATTTATTCGGTAGTGCCGGTACCGGCGCGGGGGCGCGGCTCCTCGGCGACGCGGTCCACGAGATCCTCGACGACACGGACCGCGAAACGCGCCCGTGCCGCGCCGACGTGTTGCGCGGGACGGTCAAGGTGAAGGAGTTCGCGTTCGACGCGCTCGCGGAAGTCACCAACTGGCGCAAGCACGGCCGCCAGGCGGCGCGGCAAGCTCTGAAATCCAAAGAGTTTTTGCTGTGGCTCGGCGGCAACCACCTCGCCGCGCTACCCGTTCTCGAAGAACTGGGGGCCGACACGCTCGTGGTGCAGTTCGATGCGCACCTCGACGTGTACGCCTTCCACGACACCAAGACGGAACTCTCACACGGTAACTTCCTGACGCACTTCGAGGCCCCGCGCCCGCGCCTCGTGAACGTCGGGCACCGCGACCTGTTCCTCGCGCCGGAGGAGATCGGTGAGACGTTCGAGGCGGTCTACCCGGCGTGGGACGTTGCGGCGGATGTAGCGCGCGTGGCCGCGGAACTGCGTGTAAAAGCAAAAGCCGCGAAGCGCGTGTGGATCGACATCGATTGCGACGCGATCGACCCGACCGCGCTACCCGCGGTTCACGAACCGCTCCCGTTCGGGCTCGCACCTCCGGCGTTCCTCGCGCTGTTTGAGGCCGCGTGGGAGGGAAAAGTCGCAGGGGTTTCGATCACCGAGTTCGATCCGGGCCGGGACGTGCGCGACGCCAGCCTGAACTTGCTCGGTTGGCTCGTGGAATACGTGTTACTTAAGGCCGCGGCGCGTGCGCCCTGA
- a CDS encoding Hsp70 family protein — protein sequence MSLIGIDLGTTFCAVAALDDRGRPFTVPNRDGEVLTPSAVYLAPDGAAVVGQAALDIALEQPERVATLVKRRMGLPDYGPPVAGREFRPEALSAVILKKLAQDAAAQLGPVTGCVITVPAYFDDTRRKATMDAGKIAGLNVIDIIDEPSAAALAYSVRPGEDGAQPRTVLVYDLGGGTFDVTLVKLGRKRFQVLAIEGDVRLGGRDWDERLANWAADQFVQQCGADPRTDPQSLAHLYSTAERVKRTLSKIEQASFTVNHGGHKFTFPLARAEFEALTRDLLVRTRLTAQQVLKQSQLTWDAVDKVLMVGGSTHMPACSRMLTDLTGKEPDRSLAVSEVVARGAAVHAGIVSATTETGAALPPIPDLADVVEISVNAHSLGVEVRSGADRVNDKLIVKNTQLPASVSRLYFTAAESQSRVRVRILQGEAHQAEACIPVGECWIEGLPPDLPKGSPVRVKCGVASNGRIEVTATDETSGRAVTAAIHRPGGLSDDELARAAEWVRGLRVQ from the coding sequence ATGTCGCTGATCGGTATCGACCTCGGCACCACGTTCTGTGCCGTCGCAGCACTCGATGATCGCGGGCGCCCCTTCACCGTGCCCAACCGCGACGGCGAGGTGCTCACGCCCTCGGCCGTTTACCTCGCACCGGACGGGGCCGCGGTCGTCGGGCAGGCCGCGCTCGACATCGCGCTCGAGCAGCCCGAGCGCGTCGCGACCCTCGTCAAGCGGCGCATGGGGTTGCCCGATTACGGCCCCCCGGTCGCCGGGCGCGAGTTCCGTCCGGAGGCTCTCTCGGCCGTCATTCTGAAGAAGCTCGCGCAGGACGCCGCGGCGCAGCTCGGCCCGGTGACCGGGTGCGTCATCACCGTACCTGCGTACTTCGACGACACGCGCCGCAAGGCGACGATGGACGCGGGCAAGATCGCGGGGCTGAACGTCATCGACATCATCGACGAGCCCTCGGCCGCGGCGCTCGCGTACTCGGTGCGGCCCGGCGAGGACGGCGCCCAACCGCGGACGGTGCTGGTGTACGACCTCGGCGGCGGCACGTTCGACGTCACGCTCGTGAAACTGGGGCGCAAACGGTTCCAGGTACTCGCCATTGAGGGCGACGTGCGCCTCGGCGGGCGCGACTGGGACGAGCGCCTCGCGAACTGGGCCGCCGACCAGTTCGTGCAGCAGTGCGGGGCCGACCCGCGGACCGACCCGCAGTCGCTCGCGCACCTGTACTCCACCGCCGAGCGCGTGAAGCGGACGCTGAGCAAGATCGAACAGGCGAGTTTCACGGTGAACCACGGCGGGCACAAGTTCACGTTCCCGCTCGCGCGCGCCGAATTTGAAGCGCTCACGCGCGACCTCTTAGTTCGCACGCGGCTCACCGCGCAACAGGTCTTGAAGCAATCTCAACTGACCTGGGACGCGGTGGACAAGGTGCTGATGGTCGGCGGGAGCACGCACATGCCGGCCTGCTCGCGGATGCTCACGGACCTGACCGGCAAGGAGCCGGACCGCAGCCTCGCGGTCAGCGAGGTAGTCGCACGCGGCGCGGCCGTTCACGCCGGGATCGTCTCGGCCACCACGGAAACGGGCGCGGCCCTCCCCCCAATACCGGACCTCGCCGACGTCGTTGAGATCAGCGTGAACGCGCACAGCCTCGGCGTCGAGGTGCGTTCGGGCGCCGATCGCGTGAACGATAAACTCATCGTGAAGAACACGCAGTTACCGGCGTCCGTGTCGCGCTTGTATTTCACCGCCGCAGAGAGCCAGAGCCGCGTGCGTGTGCGCATTTTGCAGGGCGAAGCGCACCAGGCCGAGGCCTGTATCCCGGTCGGCGAGTGCTGGATCGAGGGATTGCCGCCCGATTTGCCGAAGGGTTCGCCGGTTCGCGTGAAGTGCGGGGTCGCTTCAAATGGTCGCATCGAGGTAACCGCGACGGATGAGACGAGCGGCCGGGCCGTGACCGCCGCGATCCACCGCCCGGGCGGGCTCTCCGACGACGAACTGGCCCGCGCCGCGGAGTGGGTGCGCGGGCTGAGGGTACAGTGA
- a CDS encoding efflux RND transporter permease subunit, with translation MNALNLSAWAVKHPAFVLYLILAAAVAGLYAYLGMGRAEDPSFTIKTMVVSVDWPGATSDEVQRQVADKIEEKLQETPYLDYLRTYSLPGRAVVTVQLRNDTPPKSVPDIWYQVRKKVGDIKHTLPEGVRGPFLDDEYGDVYVAIYAFTGADYTPAELKRIAEDARQRLLRVKDVNKVVLVGERPEKVFVEFSHRKLATLGVGPQQVFDSLRRQNAITPAGSVETPTDRVYVRVDGPFTAAEKVRAVPVHASGRVFRVGDIADVRRGYEDPPTFTVRHNGKPAIEVAVAMRNGGNVLTLGRALDAELSAIEADLPAGAAVERVAFQPHVVEESVGEFTRSFVEALVIVLVVSFLSLGWRSGVVVALSVPLVLAATLVVMNAVGMALDRISLGALILALGLLVDDAIIAVEMMVVKMEEGHDRITAATFAWSNTAFPMLTGTLVTVVGFLPVGFAKSGAGEYAGGIFWVVGIALIASWLVAVVFTPYLGVKLLPNLSSRPVAHGAGFHGRPNDANHPHHDPYHTRMYRVLRWAITACVRHPRTVVALTAMMFAGSVYGMKFVPKQFFPQSSRSELMVELRLPGGSSFTATEAEVAKLEAVLAGDPDIDHFTAYTGAGAPRFYLALNPDLPDPSFAKFVIQARDPEARERLRTRLMERFASDTEFALPRVRVVRLEFGPPVGFPVQFRVVGPDPAKVRVIAHRVRDIMRQNPHARDAQLEWDEPSKVVRLKVDQDRARALGLTPQDVSSTLQTLLTGVPVSQYREGIELIDVVARAVPEERLKLGALPDLTVIAPAGHAVPLSQVATASYELEEPIQWRRDRETVLTVRADVVDGVQAPDVTARILTELRSLKAELPPGYRIDTGGAVEESQKANEALFAVFPVMIAIMLTLLMAQVQSFKKLFLVFVISPLGLIGAVSALLLFHAPFGFNALLGVIALAGMDMRNSVILIDQIDHDTANGASLWDAVIESAVRRARPVVLTAATAILAMLPLTRSVFWGPLAVTIMGGLSVATFLTLGNLPALYVLLFRVKKPVAPTEAFQN, from the coding sequence GTGAACGCTCTCAATCTGTCGGCATGGGCAGTCAAGCACCCGGCGTTCGTCCTGTACCTCATCCTCGCGGCGGCCGTAGCGGGGTTGTACGCCTACCTCGGAATGGGTCGCGCGGAAGACCCGTCATTTACCATCAAGACGATGGTCGTGTCGGTGGACTGGCCCGGTGCGACGAGCGACGAAGTCCAGCGGCAAGTCGCCGACAAGATCGAGGAGAAGCTCCAGGAGACGCCGTACCTCGACTACCTGCGCACCTACTCACTCCCGGGCCGGGCGGTCGTCACTGTACAACTCCGCAACGACACCCCGCCGAAGTCTGTACCCGACATCTGGTACCAGGTGCGGAAGAAAGTGGGGGACATCAAGCACACGCTGCCGGAAGGCGTTCGCGGGCCGTTTCTTGATGACGAGTACGGCGATGTGTACGTGGCGATTTACGCCTTTACGGGTGCGGACTATACCCCGGCCGAACTCAAGCGGATTGCCGAAGACGCACGCCAGCGGCTCCTGCGCGTGAAAGATGTGAACAAAGTGGTGCTCGTCGGGGAGCGGCCGGAGAAGGTGTTCGTCGAGTTCTCGCACCGCAAGCTCGCGACCCTCGGGGTCGGTCCGCAACAGGTCTTCGACAGCCTCCGCCGGCAGAACGCGATCACCCCGGCCGGGAGCGTCGAGACCCCGACCGACCGCGTATACGTTCGAGTGGACGGGCCGTTCACAGCGGCCGAAAAGGTCCGCGCGGTCCCGGTTCACGCCAGCGGGCGCGTGTTTCGAGTGGGTGACATCGCGGACGTTCGGCGCGGGTACGAAGACCCACCGACATTCACCGTCCGGCACAACGGGAAGCCGGCGATCGAAGTCGCTGTCGCGATGCGGAACGGCGGTAATGTGCTCACCCTCGGGCGCGCCCTTGATGCCGAACTCAGCGCGATCGAAGCCGATCTCCCGGCCGGCGCCGCAGTCGAGCGCGTCGCGTTTCAGCCGCACGTGGTCGAGGAGTCGGTCGGCGAGTTCACCCGGTCTTTCGTGGAAGCACTCGTCATCGTTTTAGTGGTGAGCTTCCTCTCGCTCGGCTGGCGCAGCGGCGTCGTGGTGGCGCTCAGTGTTCCGCTTGTTCTCGCCGCCACACTGGTCGTGATGAACGCAGTGGGGATGGCTCTGGACCGGATCAGCTTGGGGGCGCTCATCCTCGCGCTGGGGTTGCTCGTGGACGACGCCATCATCGCGGTGGAGATGATGGTGGTGAAGATGGAGGAGGGCCACGACCGGATCACGGCGGCCACGTTCGCGTGGAGTAACACCGCGTTTCCGATGCTTACCGGAACCCTTGTCACGGTGGTCGGGTTCTTGCCGGTCGGTTTCGCGAAGTCCGGGGCAGGGGAGTACGCGGGCGGCATCTTCTGGGTGGTCGGCATCGCCCTGATCGCGTCGTGGCTCGTGGCGGTGGTGTTCACGCCCTATCTGGGGGTGAAACTGCTCCCCAATCTTTCTTCGCGACCTGTCGCCCACGGCGCTGGGTTTCACGGCCGCCCCAACGACGCGAATCACCCGCACCACGATCCGTACCACACTCGGATGTACCGGGTGCTGCGGTGGGCCATCACCGCGTGCGTGCGGCACCCGCGCACAGTTGTGGCTCTGACGGCGATGATGTTTGCGGGCTCGGTCTACGGGATGAAGTTCGTTCCGAAGCAGTTCTTCCCGCAATCGTCGCGGTCCGAACTGATGGTCGAACTGAGACTGCCCGGCGGGTCGTCGTTCACCGCGACCGAGGCCGAGGTCGCCAAGCTCGAAGCCGTGCTCGCGGGCGACCCGGACATCGATCACTTCACCGCCTACACCGGGGCTGGGGCGCCGCGCTTCTATCTGGCGCTCAATCCCGACTTGCCGGACCCGAGCTTCGCCAAGTTCGTGATCCAGGCACGCGATCCCGAAGCACGCGAGCGGCTCCGGACCCGACTGATGGAGCGATTCGCATCGGATACCGAGTTCGCGCTACCCCGCGTGCGCGTGGTGCGCCTCGAATTCGGCCCACCGGTCGGGTTCCCGGTTCAGTTCCGCGTGGTTGGCCCGGACCCGGCCAAGGTGCGCGTGATCGCTCACCGCGTGCGCGACATCATGCGCCAGAACCCGCACGCACGCGACGCTCAGCTCGAATGGGACGAACCGTCCAAGGTGGTGCGCCTGAAGGTCGATCAGGACCGCGCACGAGCGCTCGGACTGACTCCGCAAGATGTTTCTTCAACGCTCCAGACGCTCCTGACCGGTGTACCCGTGTCCCAGTACCGGGAGGGCATCGAGTTGATCGACGTCGTTGCTCGCGCGGTGCCGGAGGAGCGACTAAAACTCGGCGCGCTGCCGGACCTGACCGTCATCGCACCGGCCGGGCACGCGGTCCCGCTCTCTCAGGTGGCGACGGCCTCTTACGAACTCGAAGAGCCGATCCAGTGGCGCCGGGACCGGGAGACGGTGCTGACCGTCCGAGCGGACGTGGTCGATGGGGTGCAGGCCCCGGACGTGACTGCGCGTATCCTCACCGAACTGCGATCACTGAAGGCCGAACTCCCGCCCGGTTACCGGATCGACACCGGGGGAGCCGTGGAGGAGAGCCAGAAGGCGAACGAGGCGCTGTTCGCCGTGTTCCCAGTCATGATCGCGATCATGCTGACGCTGCTCATGGCCCAGGTTCAGAGCTTCAAGAAACTGTTCCTCGTGTTCGTGATTTCGCCGCTGGGACTCATTGGTGCGGTATCGGCGCTCCTGCTGTTCCACGCGCCGTTCGGGTTCAACGCCTTACTTGGCGTGATCGCGCTCGCAGGTATGGACATGCGGAACTCGGTCATTTTGATCGACCAGATCGATCACGATACCGCGAACGGGGCGTCGCTGTGGGACGCGGTGATCGAGTCCGCCGTTCGGCGCGCGCGGCCCGTGGTGCTGACGGCAGCGACCGCAATTCTGGCCATGCTCCCGCTCACCCGGAGCGTGTTCTGGGGACCCCTTGCGGTGACGATTATGGGGGGGCTTTCGGTCGCCACGTTCCTCACGCTCGGGAATCTGCCGGCTCTGTATGTTCTGCTGTTCCGCGTGAAGAAACCGGTGGCTCCGACTGAAGCGTTCCAAAATTGA
- a CDS encoding efflux RND transporter periplasmic adaptor subunit gives MNKRIRFLVGASIAGLAAGGGAVAYSTGAPPTTATKSALPAPSTTVSRAVRVKEVRSESAASEQTYTGVIRARYETDLAFRVGAKIVSRHVEVGQRVSVGTLLFRLDATDYKLAVKAAEADLIAAEAEVVQSVAEHERQVRTYRNGVGSGSDLDKARSAQDAAAGRRDRAKESLTLARNRLSYCELIADADGVITTLPAETGQVVAEGQIVARLARDGEREAVVNLPENQAIAARTARASVTLWSAPGESFPAVLRELAPIADPVTRTYQARFTVQNPSPKVVLGMTATVHLSPSGAEPGYILPLSSLLRTGPKPAVWVVERSTGALTLVPVEVREYRHETVVLSGGVRSGQWVVTAGVQKLDVGVTVRAWEETP, from the coding sequence ATGAACAAGCGAATTCGATTCCTTGTGGGGGCTTCCATCGCGGGGCTCGCGGCGGGCGGAGGAGCCGTCGCGTACTCCACCGGCGCGCCACCCACGACCGCGACCAAAAGCGCGTTACCAGCGCCGTCCACAACCGTGTCGCGTGCGGTTCGAGTGAAAGAGGTCCGGTCCGAATCGGCGGCGAGCGAGCAGACCTACACGGGGGTCATTCGTGCCCGATACGAGACCGATCTCGCGTTCCGCGTCGGGGCCAAGATCGTGTCGCGACACGTCGAGGTCGGTCAGCGCGTGTCAGTCGGTACGCTGCTGTTTCGACTCGACGCGACCGACTACAAGCTCGCGGTGAAGGCGGCCGAAGCCGATCTGATCGCGGCCGAGGCCGAGGTAGTGCAGTCGGTCGCTGAGCACGAGCGACAGGTTCGGACCTACCGGAACGGGGTCGGTAGCGGGTCCGATCTGGACAAGGCGCGCTCGGCACAGGACGCCGCGGCCGGTCGGCGCGACCGGGCGAAGGAGTCCCTGACGCTCGCGCGGAACCGGCTCTCGTATTGCGAACTCATCGCCGACGCCGATGGCGTGATTACGACTCTCCCGGCGGAGACCGGGCAGGTCGTGGCCGAGGGGCAGATCGTTGCACGACTCGCTCGGGACGGAGAGCGCGAAGCGGTCGTGAATCTCCCCGAGAATCAGGCGATCGCGGCTCGAACGGCCCGCGCTTCTGTCACTCTGTGGTCCGCTCCCGGGGAGTCCTTCCCTGCCGTGCTTCGCGAACTCGCGCCGATCGCGGACCCGGTTACGCGCACGTATCAGGCTCGCTTCACGGTCCAAAATCCGAGTCCGAAGGTCGTGCTCGGCATGACCGCGACGGTTCACTTGTCGCCGTCGGGCGCGGAACCCGGATACATCCTCCCGCTGTCGTCGTTGCTCCGCACGGGGCCGAAGCCGGCGGTTTGGGTGGTAGAGCGTTCCACCGGTGCTCTCACACTCGTGCCGGTCGAGGTTCGGGAGTACCGGCACGAGACGGTGGTTCTGTCCGGCGGGGTTCGGTCCGGTCAGTGGGTGGTGACCGCCGGCGTTCAGAAACTCGACGTGGGTGTTACCGTCCGGGCGTGGGAGGAAACCCCGTGA
- a CDS encoding MarR family winged helix-turn-helix transcriptional regulator, with translation MRPTLLTFDASCMYNMGMEDLPPEYRIANECLAGRVRVLNRVVTGVFDDALRPHKVRVSQMNVLVAIAAGGPARAADVCRRLRLEKSTLSRDLDRLIERGWVRTIPTDGRTQLLEATTAGRELIKSLMPVWEEAQARVNELIGPELARNIFNAIEGLRTADQESR, from the coding sequence GTGCGACCAACGCTCTTGACATTCGATGCGAGTTGCATGTACAACATGGGTATGGAAGACCTCCCACCCGAGTACCGAATCGCGAACGAGTGCCTGGCCGGTCGGGTTCGGGTGCTGAACCGCGTTGTCACCGGCGTCTTTGACGACGCACTCCGGCCGCACAAGGTGCGCGTCAGTCAGATGAACGTGCTGGTTGCGATTGCGGCGGGCGGACCGGCGCGCGCTGCCGATGTGTGCCGGCGGTTGCGGCTCGAGAAATCAACGCTGAGCCGGGATCTCGATCGCCTCATCGAGCGCGGGTGGGTGCGAACCATTCCCACGGACGGCCGAACGCAACTTCTGGAAGCGACGACCGCGGGGCGGGAACTCATCAAGAGTCTGATGCCCGTTTGGGAAGAGGCACAAGCGCGCGTGAACGAGCTAATCGGCCCGGAGTTGGCCCGCAACATTTTCAACGCGATCGAAGGACTGCGCACTGCCGATCAGGAGTCGCGGTAG
- a CDS encoding endonuclease domain-containing protein, which yields MNAAPITAALLRHQARRAQNVPTVSALVGPRGLGLRAWRAWAEVDQRPCAIAFSAELIAVLEAWVGSAFSTATPAERAVEWLAAVTKRDAEALAREVERMTRYDLDVLWRALPIDPHAPGAIAAHMILSDRAVGTDPHPAHFVRAIASTTDGLTKVVRAITALYPPNEWPALLLVPAPDELLPALRLLESIATTEPRVPVALALDPDEYERFGTKYPDARVTAFIREGLVEVRGVSGNELNERLRGAGLEPPATAVDRLAADGLADEVATAFVDATRAVRAPTATDLTSDFRSVHEEFLFGQLESMPQTAGLFRPNRALEFRHGNQAAEADLLAETLKLVIEVDGAHYHLTADQFRRDRRKDWLYQKHGYMVLRFLAEDVVSDLELVLNTILEAVELRRASAHPTGAA from the coding sequence ATGAACGCTGCTCCGATCACCGCTGCACTCCTGCGCCATCAGGCGCGTCGCGCGCAGAACGTGCCGACCGTTTCCGCGCTTGTGGGACCGCGCGGGCTAGGTCTGCGTGCGTGGCGCGCGTGGGCCGAAGTGGACCAGCGCCCGTGTGCGATCGCATTCAGCGCGGAGTTGATCGCCGTTCTCGAAGCCTGGGTGGGTTCCGCGTTTAGCACCGCCACTCCCGCAGAGAGGGCCGTCGAGTGGTTAGCAGCGGTAACCAAACGCGACGCCGAAGCACTCGCACGCGAAGTCGAGCGGATGACCCGCTACGACCTCGACGTTTTGTGGCGCGCACTCCCGATTGATCCGCACGCACCGGGCGCAATCGCAGCGCACATGATCCTGTCCGACCGCGCGGTCGGCACCGATCCCCACCCGGCGCATTTTGTTCGCGCGATCGCGAGCACCACAGATGGCTTAACAAAGGTCGTTCGCGCGATTACCGCTCTGTACCCGCCGAACGAATGGCCGGCGCTGCTCCTCGTTCCCGCGCCCGACGAACTGCTTCCCGCGTTGCGCCTCCTCGAATCGATCGCGACCACCGAACCGCGCGTGCCAGTCGCGCTGGCGCTCGATCCCGATGAGTACGAGCGTTTCGGCACGAAGTACCCCGACGCGCGCGTAACGGCGTTCATTCGGGAGGGTTTGGTCGAAGTCCGCGGAGTTTCCGGGAACGAATTAAATGAGCGCCTGCGCGGGGCCGGACTCGAACCCCCGGCGACCGCGGTGGACCGGCTCGCGGCGGACGGCCTGGCGGACGAAGTCGCGACCGCGTTCGTCGATGCGACGCGGGCCGTGCGCGCCCCGACCGCCACGGACCTGACCTCCGACTTCCGCAGCGTCCACGAAGAGTTCCTGTTCGGGCAACTGGAATCGATGCCACAAACGGCCGGGTTGTTCCGGCCCAATCGCGCGCTCGAGTTCCGTCACGGCAATCAGGCCGCCGAAGCCGACCTCCTCGCCGAGACGTTGAAGCTCGTGATCGAAGTCGACGGCGCCCACTACCACCTGACCGCCGACCAGTTCCGCCGCGACCGACGCAAGGACTGGCTCTACCAGAAGCACGGCTACATGGTCCTCCGCTTTCTCGCGGAGGACGTGGTGAGCGATCTCGAACTGGTTTTGAACACGATCCTGGAGGCCGTCGAACTCCGGCGCGCCTCCGCACACCCAACAGGTGCCGCGTGA